In Papaver somniferum cultivar HN1 chromosome 1, ASM357369v1, whole genome shotgun sequence, a genomic segment contains:
- the LOC113308289 gene encoding pentatricopeptide repeat-containing protein At1g62930, chloroplastic-like produces the protein MTQTGIQPDVVTCNTLIDGLCRTGEVGSALKLKNMMGKWNCRPNVVLYCAIINALCKGGRFNEAKRLLEEMVSRGISANLTTYNSMIHGHCLHGQREEARKYFDEMMYRRISPDTVTFSILIDSSCKDGMTEDAWGLFELKEKINIKPNRVTCNSMIGGLCLTGRLEEAIKLFDSMVERSLDPDDYSYSMLMDEYCRTRYVTCSTVLDGYWKNGKMEEAIELFNGLLRAGKMLSEAEKLVIEMEEKGCLPNARTCNTIVRAFLIAKVTGKALHFLRKMREKGICTNLRQRAEASSTTEVAELLLDTFHVISKVVYLRVAEFERDFLGHVFQHLVACKNHILQGVKVMNDAVSQIMGTVTRILVLKSMEDFCRQLRRVTATYKRTNTPVPVRHTTCVYELLRPLKVLHHCQVFLEGKRAKTSLRSEAMKDLLYRTTGDITPHYYEHVSDVDNETKKGESRLLKFRLDARSVTDKISFQLFLDIQEYGRGLEDLGINAAEINLYRSMLIGFAPDMHSPIFSSKLLPT, from the exons ATGACTCAGACAGGTATTCAACCTGATGTGGTTACATGTAATACTCTTATAGATGGGCTATGTAGAACTGGTGAAGTGGGTTCTGCTCTTAAGCTGAAAAACATGATGGGGAAATGGAACTGCAGACCTAATGTTGTTTTGTATTGTGCGATTATAAATGCACTTTGCAAAGGAG GTCGGTTCAATGAAGCAAAGAGACTGCTTGAAGAGATGGTTAGTAGAGGAATCTCTGCGAATTTAACAACTTATAATTCTATGATTCATGGTCATTGCCTACATGGTCAACGGGAAGAAGCAAGGAAATATTTCGATGAAATGATGTATCGAAGGATTTCACCGGATACAGTAACTTTTAGTATATTAATTGattcaagttgtaaagatggGATGACGGAAGATGCTTGGGGGTTATTTGAATTGAAGGAGAAGATAAACATAAAACCCAATCGGGTTACTTGTAATTCCATGATCGGCGGTCTGTGTTTGACAGGTCGTCTAGAAGAAGCGATTAAACTATTTGACTCGATGGTGGAAAGGAGCCTTGATCCAGATGACTACAGCTACAGTATGTTAATGGATGAGTATTGCAGGACTCG ATACGTCACATGTAGCACGGTATTGGATGGGTACTGGAAGAACGGAAAAATGGAGGAGGCAATAGAATTGTTTAATGGCTTGCTCCGGGCTGGCAA GATGTTATCGGAAGCTGAAAAACTAGTCATCGAAATGGAAGAAAAGGGTTGTTTACCAAATGCTAGAACATGTAATACCATCGTTCGGGCATTTCTTATAGCTAAAGTGACCGGCAAAGCATTGCATTTTCTTCGCAAGATGCGTGAAAAAGGAATTTGTACCAA TTTACGCCAAAGAGCTGAAGCTTCTTCAACTACAGAAGTCGCAGAACTACTTCTCGACACGTTCCATGTTATATCTAAGGTTGTTTATTTACGGGTTGCCGAGTTTGAACGCGACTTTCTTGGTCATGTATTTCAGCATCTTGTCGCGTGTAAGAATCATATTTTACAAGGGGTTAAAGTAATGAATGATGCAGTGTCTCAAATCATGGGCACAGTGACGCGAATACTTGTTTTGAAATCTATGGAGGACTTTTGCAGGCAGTTAAGAAGAGTAACTGCCACTTACAAGAGAACTAATACACCTGTACCTGTAAGGCATACAACCTGTGTTTATGAGCTTTTGCGTCCTTTGAAGGTGCTCCACCATTGTCAGGTTTTTCTTGAGGGTAAACGAGCAAAGACAAGCTTAAGATCAGAAGCCATGAAAGACCTGCTCTATAGAACCACAGGAGATATTACTCCCCATTATTACGAGCATGTTTCAGATGTTGATAACGAGACGAAAAAAGGAGAGTCTCGGCTTCTAAAATTTCGCCTGGATGCACGAAGTGTCACTGACAAGATCAGTTTTCAGTTGTTTCTTGACATTCAGGAGTATGGACGCGGCCTTGAAGACCTTGGTATCAATGCAGCCGAAATCAATCTGTACCGCTCCATGTTGATAGGTTTTGCTCCCGATATGCATTCTCCAATCTTCTCATCCAAGCTCTTACCAACTTGA